A single Heterodontus francisci isolate sHetFra1 chromosome 32, sHetFra1.hap1, whole genome shotgun sequence DNA region contains:
- the cdk9 gene encoding cyclin-dependent kinase 9 — translation MMARCPDGGMSVRLSADMIKHYEALDFQFCDEVGKYEKLAKIGQGTFGEVFKARHRQTGKKVALKKVLMENEKEGFPITALREIKILQLLKHENVVNLIEICRTKATQYNRYKGSIYLVFDFCEHDLAGLLSNANVKFTLAEIKKVMQMLLNGLYYIHRNKILHRDMKAANVLITRDGVLKLADFGLARAFSLAKNSQPNRYTNRVVTLWYRPPELLLGERDYGPPIDLWGAGCIMAEMWTRSPIMQGNTEQHQLTLISQLCGSITAEVWPNVEKYELYQKLELPKGQKRKVKDRLKAYVKDPYALDLIDKLLVLDPAQRIDSDDALNHDFFWTDPMPSDLKNMLSTHNQSMFEYLAPPRRRCSHMPQQSATQNKNPAAANQTEFDRVF, via the exons ATGATGGCGAGGTGCCCGGATGGCGGAATGAGTGTCCGGCTCAGCGCCGACATGATCAAACATTATGAAGCGCTGGATTTCCAGTTCTGCGACGAAGTCGGGAAATACGAGAAGTTGGCGAAGATTGGGCAGGGTACCTTCGG GGAGGTATTTAAAGCACGTCATCGACAGACAGGCAAAAAAGTGGCTCTGAAGAAAGTCCTGATGGAAAATGAGAAAGAAGGG TTTCCCATCACGGCTCTGAGAGAGATAAAGATCTTGCAACTTCTGAAGCACGAAAATGTGGTGAATCTTATTGAGATCTGCCGCACTAAAG CCACACAGTACAACCGCTACAAGGGCAGCATCTACCTGGTATTTGACTTCTGTGAGCATGACCTTGCTGGACTGCTCAGCAATGCCAATGTGAAGTTCACGTTGGCAGAAATCAAGAAGGTTATGCAGATGTTGCTGAACGGGCTCTACTACATTCATCGGAACAAG ATCTTGCATCGAGATATGAAAGCAGCCAATGTCCTGATCACTCGGGACGGTGTGCTGAAACTGGCTGACTTTGGTCTAGCTCGAGCATTTAGTCTGGCCAAGAATAGCCAGCCAAACCGCTATACCAACAGGGTAGTGACACTGTGGTACCGGCCACCAGAGCTCCTGCTAG GTGAGCGTGATTATGGACCACCCATCGATCTGTGGGGAGCTGGGTGCATCATGGCTGAGATGTGGACTCGGAGTCCTATAATGCAGGGCAACACAGAACAACATCAGTTAACACTGATCAGTCAGCTCTGTGGCTCCATTACAGCAGAG GTTTGGCCTAATGTTGAAAAGTATGAACTCTACCAAAAACTGGAATTGCCCAAAGGTCAGAAACGAAAGGTCAAAGACCGGCTGAAGGCTTATGTGAAAGACCCTTATGCACTGGACCTCATTGACAAGCTGCTTGTCCTCGACCCTGCCCAGAGGATTGACAGCGATGATGCGCTTAACCACGATTTCTTCTGGACTGACCCCATGCCTTCTGACCTCAAAAATATGCTCTCGACGCACAACCAGTCAATGTTTGAATACTTGGCCCCTCCCAGGAGGCGATGTAGTCACATGCCTCAGCAATCAGCCACTCAGAACAAGAATCCTGCTGCCGCCAACCAGACAGAGTTTGATCGAGTGTTCTGA